Within the Erigeron canadensis isolate Cc75 chromosome 6, C_canadensis_v1, whole genome shotgun sequence genome, the region GCATGCAATTTTGTTGTCTTCCCATGcataatttatactatattataaagcaaattcacttttcaaatttcaacattcaatttcaacaatgtatacatgataatgcatgatataccatacatcaatgcatacaactttctctctcctccataaatcattttatttctctaattttttcaaaatcttttatctcaataaccgtacatcgataaattataaaaataatatgggtgttcttaaaacttcatgctatttcattagagatgttatttgatatactttcgacgagtttttaaatccgatgacggagcccgtacggctaaggcatttgactatgatactctatgacatatcacctcctatgacctatcacactcatcattttaccgccgcaacgcacggatacttgctctcgtgTTGATACAAGTTTAATGTCGACTGGGATTAAGCAAAATTGTTCAAATTAAGATCCTTCAATAATAGAATCACAATGTGAAAGTCAATAGTAATGTGAAAGTCGACCCATTTTGTGATGCTACTATTCGGGAATACTTATTAAAGGTCCCATTGCATGAAGTTGAAAAACTTCTATTGTTTACTCATTTATTGATACTACATATTGTGTTGGAAAAGAACCATCTTGTGGAGCAAAGAAACTGTCTTTGAAGGAACATAGTATAAACTTTTACTTTCGTTTCCAAATGATTACCCTTTTAAGCCTATGAAGTCAAGTTTCAAGATTGGTTACTTTCATCTTAACGTCGATGTTTTTGGAAACATATTTTTTTGGAAACATAGTTGTATACTTTCTTTTAGAACGATATTATAATCTACTCCTATATTTAAATTACACGCATGTCTTAGATGAAACCCAGGACTCTCAAAAAATCCTTATTAATTCACCCCACAAATGTGGGTAGTGAAATTCGACCCCAGGTGGATCCCCCAAATCAAAGACCCTACCAATAGGCTACCAACCTCATTGAGTTGCCTACTTAATTCTTCACTTAACATGTTGTCTTTTTGGAACATTCATGGTCCATTTGAGTGGGGCCATTTATCTCCTGATTAGTTGATGAATTGGTTATCGATTATTTGGTTTCGTAAATTAgttgatatttattttaaagatttgaTTTGGAGCAATCTTTGCTAATTTGTGCAGAATCCAGGGTGGAATTCAACAGTACAAGAGGAGGCAACAACGATAATTCATTGATTTGgtttaaactaaaatatttgTGTTATAAGGTTCATTACAAAGATTAGAATGTCATTATTGTCTAAACTGAAATGTATGAGTATAATTCGAGGACTATGCGTCTATGTTATTAATCTAGAGGCTCTGCTATATATAGCCTATATTATCCCCCAAGGCCATTGTTTGCTTTTCCGATGGTGCGAATAGAAAGTATTTGTTCAGGGTATTAGACTTTTAGGTGGTAATGTTTCATTGGATACTATTATCCTAAGAGTCTATGTGGAATGGACAATATATTGTCACAATCTCTTTTAAGAAAAGATCAAGATATCTTGAATACTATTTCATTGGTAAAATCAACTAAACGACTATTGGAAAAGTTTAAAGTTGATGGATTTGATTCACTTTTGAAAAACGATATCTTCTTTttgtgaaaagcatgatatagaAATGTTAAACATGAAAGAAGACTATGTTAATCCAAAAAACCGAAGACAAAAGACGAACATAGTCTAACTAACCTAAATAAAAAGCCCTGTATAGAGATTATTATAGAATCCGATATTTATTATATTCGTTTCAAAGAACGCAACTCGGGAACGGAAGCTTTTTAGGGTTTGGAGTCGCCATgtcgtcttcttcttcttcttcttcttcttaaaaGCGAACAAACTTTCTGCAAAAAAAATAGTCTAACTAACCTAAATAAAAAGCCCTGCACAAACTTCATCTGTTGTTTGACCAAAGCTGTATGTATAAAAACCACATCATGAAGTAACGGAAATAGCCCATTTCCCCACTTATTGGGTTAGCCATCTACATTCACTTGTGTCTCTTTCTTGATTCTTGAGCCCGTTACTCCTCAAAGAGCTTCTTGTGTTGCCTAGATATCTTGATGAATCTACTAACTCAAATTCTATGCCTTGTTGTTTtataatgtgtgtgtgtatatatacatatatatgttcattaACTTATCTTTACTTTAATACAATATATAGGAGAGCCTGTGGATAAAGTTCCCCTGACACTATATAATTCCGTTCGGCTTGTACTCGAGGCCAggaatgtttgggagcttgagCAGACTGAGATTTCCAAGTCAGATTGGGACTTTGCTCTAGTACTTCAACAGAATATTGCATTATCCTACAAGAAAAAAAAGCTCTTGCCATCTGGCTGGGAAGTGTATGTGCCTTTAAACTCCATCTATGATACGATTTTTTCTACTTAACAAGCTTTTATTTAGTTACCACCTTTATTATAGCTTAATTGACGTACCCTTGCTTCTTGCAGCAACCCGTATACTGCCCATTGCCTTAAGCCAAAGGATGATACTGTTTTACAGTGGCTGCATGGGAAGAAAACATGTATGCAATTCTGCTGGTCTTTCTTCAATCCCCTAAAATTTCATGTCTTTATTGCTTTTCTTgcttcatttttcaattttcatgttAAAATTTCACGAACTCAGGAAATCTTGTTTCTCCAAATGGGCTTTTTCTGTAAGCCTTAAAGTTCATAtctttttttcaatttcttgctTCAGTTTCATGTTTAGGGAGATGGTTTTTGAATTCAATTTGGTATTTTCAAGTTCTTGTGATTTCACAAAATTTTACATGTAATTCCAATGATTTGAAAGGATTGGTTGGTTTCATGAATGGGTTGGATCTCCCAATTTGATGGATGGCTGAATTCAAATTTTAGTACAAATTTGAGCTTATTGTCATCTTTTAATTGTTGTAATTTGTCATCTTATAACTTGTTCATTTACTGTTTTAGTTACGTTGTGTTAGTTTGTTGAACGAGGAAACTGCAATCGCCTCTGTCTTACAAGAGTTAGTGACTGCACGTATTATTTATTGGCTGGTGAATATTGCTTTACCATGACCGTAGTGGCGGCTGAAGACGGGTTTACCGGCATCTATGAAGCCATAGTTTATTGTTGCTGTCTTGATGGCAAGAGAACATTAAAGAGTTTGTCCCTCATGGATGTAGTACAAGGTATGCATGTATCTTTATTATGCTTAATTATTAATTCAAATTAGTAATGTAAACTCTATAAACAAAAGTTGCACATGTTTTCCGAATCTGCCCTAGGTGCTAATTTTATCACGCACCTTCATGAATTTGTATAGGCCGATAGCATGTCGGTTAGCTTTTCTTGTTCGGTGTTTTATGACTTGTGAGCCTCATCTTTCATGCAGGTAAGAAGAGACCTGCATCCAACCTCAAAAGCCCGAAAGGTAATTAGTTTTCAAGTGATATATATTCCGATTCTTGGTTTTGATATAGATGTCCAACCAAAGTTTTTGCATGTTTTACCAGATTATTGTTTCTCCTCTATAGTATTGAGCGCGTGGTTTCTCCTATAACGTGTTTTGTTTGTCTGTATTCCTAACCTGTAGGTGTATGCTTGCCTACCCTCAACGAGTTCCAGACCGGGATGTTTGAGAGGGGAACCATAAATGGCATTATTTATGGTCTCTACAACTATGTCGACCCATCTGAAATAGTTGCTTGACAATGACAAGGTTAGTTGTTTATGATGGTAAAATGTAAATACGTGTGAAGTGGGACTATGGTTaatttgtgttcttatgcatTTTTTATATGCCCGTCACTTTTCAGGATTTGGAGGGGAGTGCTTCATTTTTGATGAGCGTGCATGATGTGATGTTGGCATAATTAAAGATGATTTCCTTGGGCGTAATTAGTGATCCTGGTTCAACTTGTTGATCCTTGACATACTCTTTTTTTCTCGTTAGAAGGATGTCATGAATAACTAGATAAACCTTGTTGCATCTCAACATCTGAGGTTTGTATGTGCAGTACTAGTTAAAGCTCTTCTCATGGCTCGACCCAAAGCCCTTCTTGTACTACAAATGGATTCTGTTTTATAACCCAGGAATTTGTACGGGATTCATGTTTGGTTGGTGGttctttttcttgttatttatcGTGACAAAGAGTTTCATGGCAAAAATATTACCGTTTGTTTACTAGTGATTGTTTGGTGTCTTAAATAGTAGTAGTTTCTACTTTGTTTTGAGACTAGAATGTGAATGCAAGTTGTAGTATCATGGAAAACGTGGCACTTGTTTGATTGGCCCTTGTAATATAAGCACCCTTGCTTACAGCTTTGTGGCCGGGGATGTGGACATGTGGTACACATTACAGAAATCATAGTTCTTACTTCTACCCATGTTTTTGATTCCGGAATTTGAGTCGTGTATAGTAAAAAGGAGTGATTATCTAGGATATATTGGTATGAACTAGATTGTAATCTCATGTATAAAAACGATTAATTCAAAATAACGTCAATCATGTATTAAGATTGGCCCCGGATATACTAGTCATAAAATGGGGGTTACTGGttcaatttatatttatgtttatgttcaAATATTTAGATTGGCCCCGGATAGTAGTCATAAAATGGGGGTTACTggttcaatttttaatttatattgatGTACAATTTATACGAGTAAATATACAAGTTATATCAAattgattattaatgtattCAAGTGAAGATTTTCTTGATGgaatacagagtatatgtattGCTTCTATAGTTAGTAATTAGTAATGTTAAAAAGTTAGGAAGAAAAAGAGGCGCTCAAAGGTATCATCATCATCGGGTGTTGGAGTATTTGGAAAGCTAGGAACAAGTGCAAATTCGTCAACGCCAATGTGAATGTTGCAGGGATTATCCAAAACATCAAATATATAGGTTATCTTTGGTTTAAGTATAGATCGAAACATAAAAGTATTACTTGGCTTGATTGGTGTAAATTTAAGGTTGTATAAGTCTATGTAAATATTGTATACTTACATCGCCGGCGAGtttgcctttaaaaaaaaaaagttcaatttGCATTTTCAGCCATGGAAAAGGAAAAAGCATGTTGTATAAGTCAATTCAGCCTCAAAAAACTAGTGAAAATTTAGCCATAAACTAGGCAGAGATTGGTGGAAATTGAAGAAGTAAAACATAGATATAATTTGGTCAACTCTTTTGCACTCGAGTTGTCGGTCCATATGACAAACTCATCTTAATTCATATGCAACCAAGCACAAAGGTTGACTTTTTTAGTCAAAACAAGTACCAAAAGATAAAACAGAACAGAGTAACTCATATTGCAGTGCAGCTTGATATGATATatgtaatttataattatatatataggaggacTATAATCCATGATCAGCAATGAGACCCTTTTCTACAAACTAGAGCCCCCGCAGTCCGAGTCATTGCTCCCACGAGTGTTGATGGTCTACCACTTAA harbors:
- the LOC122606324 gene encoding uncharacterized protein LOC122606324, with amino-acid sequence MILFYSGCMGRKHFVERGNCNRLCLTRVSDCTYYLLAGEYCFTMTVVAAEDGFTGIYEAIVYCCCLDGKRTLKSLSLMDVVQGKKRPASNLKSPKGVCLPTLNEFQTGMFERGTINGIIYGLYNYVDPSEIVA